A stretch of DNA from Methylogaea oryzae:
TGAGGGTGAGGGTGGGGGTGGTGCCGGAACCCATGCGCACGCCGCCGGAGGAGGTGGACGACCCCGACAGCACGATGAACAGGTTGCTGCCCATGCTGGCGATGGATTCGCTGACCATGGCCTGCGCGCCCTGGCCCACCGCCAGCATCAGCACCACCGCGCCGACGCCGATGATCATGCCCAGCATGGTCAGGCCGGTGCGCAGGCGGTTGGCGCCCATGGCCTGCAGGGCTTCGCTCAATACGCTGCTCAGGTTCATGGCTGCGGCGCTCCCAGGATGCTCGCCACCGGCCCGTCGGCGTCGATGACGCCGTCGACCACGTGGATCAGGCGCTGGGCGTGGTGGGCGATGTCCGGCTCGTGGGTCACCAGCACCACGGTGATGCCTTGGGCGCGGTTGAGGTCGCAAAACAACGCCATGATTTCCTCCCCGGTGTGGGTGTCCAGATTGCCGGTGGGTTCGTCCGCCAGCACCAGCTTGGGCCGGTTGACCAAGGCGCGGGCGATGGCTACGCGCTGCTGCTGACCGCCGGACAGCTGGTTGGGACGGTGGTGGGCGCGGTTGGCCAGGCCCACCTGCTCCAGCAGCGCCAAGGCCCGCTCGTGCCGTTCGGCCCGGCCGACGCCGGCGTACAGCAAGGGCAGGGCGACATTGTCGAGGATGTTCTTGCGCGGCAGCAGATTGAATCCCTGGAAAACGAAGCCGATGAGCCGGTTGCGCAATTGCGCCAGCTGGTCGGGGCCGAGCCGTCCGGTATCGGCGCCGTTCAGGTAATAGCCGCCTGCGGCCGCCACGTCCAGGCAGCCGAGAATGTTCATCAGCGTCGACTTGCCCGAGCCGGACGGCCCCATGACGGCGACGAATTCGCCGGCGTCGATGGTGAAGTTGAGGCCGCGCAGCACCGGCACCGCCTGACCGTCGCCCAGCACGTAGTGCTTGCTGAGGTCGGCGACCTGGATGAGGTGGCGGGACACGGTTAGAACATCCTCATGCGGAACGCGCCGCCGGCTCCGCCCGGCTGCCCTCCGGCGGCGGGAGCGTCGCCTGGCTTGCGTGGCTGCAGTTCCTCGGCGACCAGGTTGTCGCCTTCCTGCAACGATCCTTCCGTAAGCTCGACGAATTTGCCGTCGCCGATGCCGAGGCGCACGGGCACCGCCGTCGGCTGTCCGTCTTGCAGGCGATAGACGGTTTTTTCGCCGCCCTGAGGCTTCTTCCCGCCGCCTTCCTTGCGGCCGCCCGCGGGCGCTTCGCCGGCCGGCTTGTAGCGCAGGGCCGCCTGGGGCAGGCGCAGCACGTTGCGTTTTTCCGCCACCACGATGTTGACGAAGGCGGTCATGCCCGGCAGCAGCGCTTCGTCCTGGTTGTCCACGTCGATCACCACGTCGTAGGTCACCACGTTTTGCTGCACTTGCGAATTGAGGCGGATCTGCCGCACCACGCCGCGGAAATTGCGTTCGGGGAAAGCGTCCACGCTGAAGCTCACCGCCTGGTTCACCCGCACCCCGCCCACGTCGGCTTCCGCCACGGCGGTGTCGATCTGCATGCGCTTCAGGTCCTGGGCGATGGTGAACAGGGTCGGCGTCTGGAAACTGGCGGCGACGGTCTGGCCGATGTCCACGTTGCGGGACACCACTACGCCGGATACCGGCGAGACGATGACGCTGTAGCGCATATTGGTCTGGTCGCGGCGGGTCTGCGCCTCGGCCAGCGCCACCTGCGCCCGGGCGGCGTCCAGTGCCTGGGTGGCCTGGTCCAGGTCGGCGCGGGCGACATAATCCTGCTGGAACAGGGCGCGGATGCGTTTTTCGTTGGCTTGCGCCAGCCGCAGCAACGCCTGGGCGTTGGCGACGTTGGCCTGGCTTTGGGCCAGGGCGGCCTGGAACAGCGGCGGATCCAGTTCGGCCAAAACCTGGCCGGCCTCCACCCGATCGTTGAAGTCGGCTTTCAGCACCTTGACCGTGCCGGACACCTGGGTGCCGACGTTGACAAGCACCACCGGGTTCAACGTGCCGTTGGCCGACACGGTCTGTTTGATGTCGCCCCGTTCGACCCGAACCAGGCGGTAGCGCGAATCCGCCGAAGGCGGCTGCCGGTAGAACCACAAGGCCAGGGCGGCCGGAACGAGCAGCAGGACGGCGAGGATGACGAGTTTGGATCGCGACATGGAAAACCTTGCTATTGAAACCGTGGGCTAGCTTAATTGACGGTGGGGGGCGCGGCGGTTTCCGCTTCCGCCTGGTCCAGGTG
This window harbors:
- a CDS encoding ABC transporter ATP-binding protein, which encodes MSRHLIQVADLSKHYVLGDGQAVPVLRGLNFTIDAGEFVAVMGPSGSGKSTLMNILGCLDVAAAGGYYLNGADTGRLGPDQLAQLRNRLIGFVFQGFNLLPRKNILDNVALPLLYAGVGRAERHERALALLEQVGLANRAHHRPNQLSGGQQQRVAIARALVNRPKLVLADEPTGNLDTHTGEEIMALFCDLNRAQGITVVLVTHEPDIAHHAQRLIHVVDGVIDADGPVASILGAPQP
- a CDS encoding efflux RND transporter periplasmic adaptor subunit, whose amino-acid sequence is MSRSKLVILAVLLLVPAALALWFYRQPPSADSRYRLVRVERGDIKQTVSANGTLNPVVLVNVGTQVSGTVKVLKADFNDRVEAGQVLAELDPPLFQAALAQSQANVANAQALLRLAQANEKRIRALFQQDYVARADLDQATQALDAARAQVALAEAQTRRDQTNMRYSVIVSPVSGVVVSRNVDIGQTVAASFQTPTLFTIAQDLKRMQIDTAVAEADVGGVRVNQAVSFSVDAFPERNFRGVVRQIRLNSQVQQNVVTYDVVIDVDNQDEALLPGMTAFVNIVVAEKRNVLRLPQAALRYKPAGEAPAGGRKEGGGKKPQGGEKTVYRLQDGQPTAVPVRLGIGDGKFVELTEGSLQEGDNLVAEELQPRKPGDAPAAGGQPGGAGGAFRMRMF